In a genomic window of Lycium ferocissimum isolate CSIRO_LF1 chromosome 9, AGI_CSIRO_Lferr_CH_V1, whole genome shotgun sequence:
- the LOC132030457 gene encoding ethylene-responsive transcription factor ERF027-like, with protein MADSQNPNNSSQINQPSESSKTPVCPIPPPLPAETPIQTTSTPYKPNPLSNIGILENPKSPKTVQLQNIIPPTVTTTTMSSTSSSGGSPSRPSSGKHAVFRGIRSRSGKWVSEIREPRKTTRIWLGTYPTPEMAAAAYDVAALALKGGDAVINFPGNINSYPSLPPSPSSADIRKAAASAALLMKIETGENTVGTQPGVDDQSSGSAQMLATTDEYIDEEALFDMPNLLVDMAEGMMVSPPRMNSSRSDDSPGNSDAESLWSY; from the exons CAAATAAATCAACCTAGTGAAAGTTCTAAAACACCAGTTTGCCCTATTCCTCCACCACTGCCTGCAGAGACTCCTATTCAAACAACTAGTACACCTTATAAACCTAATCCATTATCAAACATTGGAATATTAGAAAACCCAAAATCTCCAAAAACCGTTCAACTACAAAATATTATACCACCAACTgtaaccaccaccaccatgaGTTCCACATCATCGTCGGGTGGCTCACCAAGCCGCCCGTCAAGTGGAAAACATGCCGTATTCCGAGGAATACGCAGTAGAAGTGGGAAATGGGTGTCTGAAATTAGAGAACCACGTAAGACTACAAGAATATGGTTAGGAACTTACCCTACACCTGAAATGGCAGCTGCTGCATATGATGTCGCTGCATTGGCTTTAAAAGGTGGAGATGCTGTCATAAATTTTCCGGGTAACATTAATTCGTATCCTTCACTTCCTCCTTCGCCATCATCGGCAGATATAAGAAAAGCAGCTGCCAGCGCTGCGTTGCTGATGAAGATAGAAACTGGAGAAAACACAGTCGGGACTCAGCCAG GTGTTGATGATCAATCTTCGGGAAGTGCACAAATGTTGGCAACTACGGATGAATACATCGACGAGGAGGCATTATTTGATATGCCTAATTTGCTGGTTGACATGGCAGAGGGAATGATGGTGAGCCCGCCAAGAATGAACTCGTCGCGGTCAGATGATTCACCGGGAAATTCTGATGCAGAAAGTCTTTGGAGCTATTAA